The Syngnathus acus chromosome 2, fSynAcu1.2, whole genome shotgun sequence genomic interval TGAATCAAAATCTGCTATTACAAAGATGATAACTAGGAATTTTCAAATATAGTGATTGAACGAGCGTATTAGTGTTTTAGTTTGCACTGCACATTATGCGCAActgcaaaaatattacaaatagcTCTGGGATGCAGTGCCGGTGTCACTAAACATTAATATTTTAGCATTGTCGACCTTTTAAAGGAGCACAATTCATCAGATAGCTAGAGGTCTTGttggatttgttttatttttcctttttcggaaatgatcatttttaccTCGTTTATGTCCCACCGGGTTAGCGCTTAATGGCCCCCGTATAACATAGAGGTGTATACCATctgctgctttttgtttgcatgGCTCGTGCTGCCCTCATGCTCTTCATAGTACCGCACCAGAGGGGGAATCCAATATTCACGCACCCCTCCAAAActcaaataaaacatatttcattaaaatacacaaacataTATACATTATAATCTTTGCACCGACACATTCACAAAAACCATAGCAACATTTCTTTAATAAAGTTGGAGACTTCAAGAGTGGCTTACTTGCGTCGCCTTGCGCCAGCACCAGCTGTTTCGTTGCGTCATGCAGCTTGGCTTTTGGCTTGGCGAGCCGTCTTTTGAGAAATTCAAAATCCTGTCTGGACACTCCCTCGATCCTACTACCTATACAGTGAATGTTTTTGCGTGGCCATCACGCAACCCACGCCACCCGTGATGCATCTCATTGTGTCTGCCTCACATCACCAGCCTTTGACGGTCACGCAATTTGATTCATCCACTATAATTCTTCGTGCacgtatgtgtgtgcacgcgcgtgTGTATGAATAATAACTGTTTTATACAATAACATTTGTATAGCACAACGATTTGAGATATTAATGATTTAGGCCTAAATATACATAAGAGCTATTATTTGTGCAGCATTTTGTCAACCTGCCGCATGATGCAGACGGTGACGTGGCTCGATCTAGATTGTGTGTATATGAAATGGGGAATCAGATGTTGCAAGTGGCGTTGTTTTCGGCTTGGGTAGCCCCTTTGTTCAATTTAATCCAagatgatgtttgtttttttaaagtatcaaaatgtacagtcatttttttatttctctttcatttgaaattcattCGACATGCATACGACACATGATaatttaaaatagaaaaaatgaaaaagatactcatgtatttttttaaaattgcattttacatttttaaattattaatttaaGATCTGGTATATGGATGTGATTTGCaaattatgcttttttttcaatatagctttttttccttaataCGCCAAGAATTTGATGTGTTCCAAATGCTGAGGTAGTAAGTTGTGTTTGTTAGTTCGTAGTTGTTAGTTGAAATTCTTCAGGGCTTATGACTATATTTCCCTGCAAGTTGCGTGCCAGACATATACGCACGTcaatgtgaaacaaatcaggtcTGTCAATTTCAGTGACCCTTGGTAAAATCTGTACCAACATATTTTTCATGTGTgacaaataacatttgaacCATTTTTACACTTTAAGAATAAATTTTTGCTTTGAACTCTAGGCTCCACTGATTGACCCGAGTCTGCAGACATTAGAAGCATAAAAACGGGCGCATCATTTTGGTGCCGGGGCAAGTCTCGCCTTGCATAGACCGCGATGCGTGTTTTGGTGCACGAAGGTGCCTCACACCCTATGCACCTGATAATttggtaataaaaaaatgactaaaaaaatTGGTGCTGGGGCAAGTCTGGTTTCGCTGTTCATGACATAATGCTTCACTGACGCGGTTTCCCATGCATACCCTCTGCGCTTCTCGCAATTTGGtgacaaaaagtattttaaacTATGTAAAAACAAGTCTAGATTGTAGCACAGGtacagtaaaacatttttttggtgtaTTTCCACGCGGATGTGTGTGGATgttattatatttcatttataaaTATGACAATAGAATATGAATATTTGATACGTGGCATTAGTGAGTTTATCACTGGAAATGAAGTGCTTGTATGAGGTTCTTTCAGAAGAGTGTTTCTTAGCCCTTACTAATTATTTGTCAAAATTACAAATACGTTGTCTGCACAGGTCAAAATGAATTTGGAGTTAGCGACTGAACTGTGGGTCAGTGCATATAGTCGTGTAACTGGCTGAGAAATACTGATGATCAATAAACACTCTCATTGGTAAACATAAATTCAACTCGAAATAAAATTAACGATGGCACAGTGTTTGGTGTAGGATGTCATCATCCCGCTGTccctaaaatatatttatggcTTTGAGGTTTGGACGCCTCTGTGGAACCATGATGGGAATACGCCTGAGACTCATCCATTCTTTGGTTTGTTTCACGACTCAATTCACCATCATGTCGGGCTCCAGATGGAGTCTGCAGAGCCGCGGCTCGTGTCACTCACATGCCACTCATAACACCAAAGCACTTACATGTTCTCAAAAATCAACAGGTTGCATATACTGTACTGAATGGACCTTTTTATTGCAGAATTATTTTCAATCGATGTATTTATACTTTAGCGCGTGAGATTATTTTAAAGGTGTAAAAAGTCTTTGGAGGTTTTTTGGGGGTGTCTAGgaataattaatttaaatttatgtggaaaacaaacacaatagcTTGCATTTGGTTAAAAgcaaatactgtatatgtgtaaAGATACAGCTACCAACCCCCTCTGCTTAAGGAGTCCCTGGAAGCCCCTTCATAATTCAACTTCTCAGCATGTCGTTCAACAAAAGATCACTGTGGTCTCGGCTTGCACAGATGGATACCCACGCTGAAACTAGGACAAAAAAAGCCCCTAACTGAAGcccctctattttttttttttttttttaaatgttgcttCACCAAAAGGGACCTGTTCCCATGCTGACTGGACGTGGCAGTTAGTTGGGGCCCCATGGGACAGGACGCGTGCAAAACTGCAGCTCATGGCCAAGACAGCTTGCAGCCGAGCTATGCACCGCGCGAGCTGAATGTTGCCGGGGTGCATAGATTCAAATAATTGTGTATGAAATGTTAACAAAAATAGTTGTATTCCAGCTTGTAATCATTTATCATGTAATCATTCGTACAGCCAGTCCAGGGTAGGGGTGGAGAAGATTGCTAGAACACAATCGGGGCGGAGGGAGCGGTGCTTCGGCGGTGGCGCCTGATTCAAACTGTGGCTTGCCATCTGTTGCGTGGTTTTGGCGCGTGCCGAGCGCGTGAGTCCCACCGGCAACTCAGGGCTCTATTTTGCGGAGGTGGTCGCTCAAGCCCATCGGTGCATGGTGAGAATGCATACAaacctataaaaaaaaatctttacacATGAACTGAGTAACAATAATACAATTGACCGATGATAATTGCACATTATTTATTAGCCAAATGTTTGTTCTTACCACACAATACGTTTGACACGAATCATAGTCGTCACCATGAAACAATTAAATAAGACCATGCAGGAATGGCTTAATTGTTTCTTAAATCCGCAGTTATGTTGCTGCAAGTTCATTCTCGTCACCGGTGTTCCAGTTTCTACCCAGGACCTCTTCAGTCAATACCTGACTCTACTTTCTCAACATATATGccttttttaaacataaaaattattaaatgCATATGCCTAGTTGTTTTTCACTACTGCCCTGTCGCATGTCGTTCGGTCCATGCAAATCACATGGGCATATCGTGCAGCCCCCAACCGCATTGTGTGTGAGGAACTGTAACTCGGCATTACTTTTGTATGACGTCACTACGTtgccccccgcccccagcACAACCAGCATCCATACTGATAAACACGGATTGTGTTGTTGGCATTGGCAACAAGCTTCTGTGGGGGTTCACAAGCAGATGTTAGATGGCGTGGCGTGGCTTACTGCATTTTAGGAATAATTTAGTCTTGCCATAGTGGAAACTGGAAACAAAGATCCTTATGTGGTTTTGTGgcagtaaaaaatatataaacgcCTATAACACATTCATGTTGTGAACCCGAGAGATTTATTAAATTGTAATGTGTATTTGTCCATCGTATAACAGTATAACAGCTTCTGAAAGACCACTACTTTTCACCAAAAGGCGAATGAAAATAAGAGAAATGTTGCACGGAATTTTGCTTTTCGTGTTCAGTCGTCTTCTTCGCATCTTCAAACAGAAGATGTAAAGTGCAACAACATTGAATAAAATCTGCAATATGAAGCCAATCTGCAGCGACTCCACGAATGATCCCTGCATACCAGCGCTTGGCTGCACGCTACCCGACAGGACAGATGGTCCAGAGAGGAGCGCATGTCATTAATTCATTTCCCAAAGGTCTTGAACCCCCAGCCCCCTCCTCCCGGATCAAACCGCGTAGTGGCTTGTGTCCCGCCCCCGTGACGCGCCGAAGGCACATAAATAGGAGGGCGGCACAGCTCCGCTACACACTCCTGCCCCAAATTCAAACACATCTCACAAGCACAAGTGCCCGCAAAATATGAGTCCCAGCATCATTTCCGAGGCCAGCCAGCCTCTCACTGTCAGATCTACCGTGGCCCAGAGGAAACAAGCCCACGAGCTGAGAAAGGTAAGGACAAGAAAAACACTGCTCGTGTTTTCagagcatttttttctccctatcGTGAGTCGACTATACAGTTGCGCTTGCATAACACCTTATCGTTCATTATTTCTTCCAGAATCTCAAACCGCTGTTGGAGAAGAGGAGGCGTGCTCGTATTAATGACAGTCTGAGCCATTTGAAGAGTCTCATCCTGCCTCTGGTTGGCAAAGACAACGCGCGCTACTCAAAGCTGGAGAAAGCGGACATTCTGGAAATGACGGTCCGTTTCCTCAGGGACCTCCCGGCGTCGAAAGGTGAGATACTGACCATACAGCCCGAAAGATAGTCATCAATGTCCGTGAATAAGTGaataatattcaatatttGCTTCCGATTCAGATCCCGCAGAAAGTTACAGAGAAGGCTACAAAGCGTGCCTCCAGCGGGTCTCCGCTCTGCTCCCTCAAACAAGCCTCAACCAGGACGCGTGTCAGCGGGTCAGTGACTTTGTGCGGCGCTCCATGTCCGCCACGGTCACCCCGTCCTGCATGAACTGCTGCGCACAGACCTCCAGGACATTCCCCCACATCCAACAGAGGCTGCTTAGCCTCAAGTCCGGCTTGAGCGCTATGAGGGCAGACAGCCAGCCGCAGTCGCAGCCGGCGGCTGCGGGCTCTCCTGCAGCGCAACAAGTCCCGCCTGCTGTCAGCGCGGACATGTGGAGGCCCTGGTAGATTTAATGGACACTTATTTAATGCCTTATTTATTTCGTGCCACTTAACATACGCAATGAATAGAAGAACATTTGAGAGTTGCTGTATAGGCAATATAACCTAGCAATTGGTTCATTTTGGGTAAAATCGAGCACAGATCCCAAAGAAGCAGTATCGTTTTACATACGTTTTATTAATGCAATCCTCTTTGGGGGTTCAAGGGCACGGGTTGTCGACAACACTTTTGTAAAACCCTAAGGGTTACTCAGTTTGAGGTTTGCACGATGGACTTCAAAGTATTTTAGTCTGTGCAAAAGAATAGGCGGTAAACACTATGTGTTAAATATGTTGAGAGCATGCATGAAAATGATTCATGAGATGTATCACTGGAAAAAGTCAATAAATGTGCATTaataacacacaaaaatgttatgttgaatttgtgttttatggtGTCGTGAAAAGCTGATAATGAGTAAGATGTTGGGTTTAGGAAAAAGGCGGCAAATGCATAAAGCCACAGGTCAACCTAAGCCCATTGATGCTGAGAGCAGCTGCTCTATTGTTGCTGCATGAGGCGCCTCACTGCTTGCCGCCAATTCGGTGGGAAGAACACTGAGGTCATTGCGTGGCTGCGTGTGCACATGCAGCCCCCAAAACACACTCCAGCCTGTTGCACTTGTCATCAACTCCAATGCTATAGTTTTGTGATATTTCTATCCGAGTGTTCCACAccccatttaaaaacaatacaaattatTGTCTTGATATTTTAAGTACAATTGTTTGCCATTAAGTTTGAGTGTACAGTTCTTCGGAAACTGCAAAGTATACTTGGATGAGGTCAAACATGCTGACcaatccaaaaatattttttaaaacataagggaaaacaattcaaatgtgcaaggacaaacattttacacaataaaaaaagacaatatcaACGTTTTCTGATCAAGTCAGCTTTGAATGTATTGGATCCAGATcaattcctttgtttttgttgtagaCTAAGAAAAAAGCTCAGAattccagtttttattttatggcaTTTACATGTAGATGCACCTTTTTGTTTGAAGCCAAGTGAGCAGATGTATTGGAACAGACCCAATGAAATAAGGTTGAAGTGAAtaacatttcatatttatagTGGCTTAATGCTTttttgcaataactgcatcaACCCTGCGACTCATTGACCAGactgttgcatttttttaaatttgtaatAGTTTTCAAGGCCTTTACTTTcaattcttctttttggagGTTTCCCTCTTCAGTCGCCTCTTCAGGAAGTGAAATGAATACTCTATTGGGTTAAGGTCTTGGCTAGGCCAGGCTATAAGACCTTCTATTCTCCCCCTGGTGAagtattttgttgtgttgGCTGTGCGTTTTGGGCCATTGATGACACCTCATTAGTctggatgcatttttttcattaaattaCCAGACAAAATGGTTTTACAAAATGGTATCGTATATTTCATAATTCATTCTGCTGCTCCCATCATGAGTTACATCATCAATGAAGATGATCGACCCAGTTCCAGAAGCAGCCATGCAAGCACAAGCCATGACATGACCTGCAGCTTGCTTTACAGACGAGACTGTGAGATTTGGATCAGGAGCAGATCCTCTCATCCTTCGTGCTGAGGCCTTTCATCTAGGTCTCATGATTCATTACATAAAATTTGTTTCAAAACTTTTGTGATGCTTCTCTGTGCTTTTTAGCAAAATGGTCTTCCAAGTATTTTGCTGATGAGTCATTTGCTCCTTGTGGTATTACCTGCACAGTATATTTCTTCTCTCATTGCCAACAACCTATCAAAATATACATCCAATAAATATCTCGCCTGTTTCTTCTGATTTGTGTCTGTTACTCCCTCCAAACATAGACACAAGTGGCTTCCTGTACAGCTGGTTTGATGGCTCGACTTGTGTTGAAatttacaaaacacacactcacaattCCACTtatggacaatttggagtggtcaatcagcctaccatgcatgtttttggcatgtcggaggaaaccggagtacccggaggaaacccacacaggcatgGGAAGAACATGAAAACCCCGCATCGGAAGGCTGGAGCCagaatcgaacccacaacctctgaattgtgaggcagatgtgcttACCAGTGCGCGAAAGTACAGCAGCTACACTAGAAGATAGAAATAACTCAGTTGCAAAATGAATAGAAAGGCCAGGCTGGAAATTTTCAAAaagtacaaagaaaaatctgaGATATGATGTTAAAATTCTTAAATATTAgcttaaatataaaaatgtatttaatgatTGTACTGGCAGTATCAGAGATGACTTTTTGTGTtcctaaatgtgtttttgatacttatttgaattttttttttactttccctAGGCTAGCACATCAGATTTTtgagatattttctttttgtttttaaatttaaatttttgacCTATAAATGATGCATCAGATTTACATGGCAACTACAACCCATACCGCCCATCACCGAGCCTTTGCATCCAGACGTACAAGAGTGTGAGTGGCAAGCTGGGTAAAGTGTTTTGCCCAAGGACACGACGACACATGACTTGGACAAAGCTGGAATCGAACAGCGGACCCTCTGCTTGCTTCTTGGCTACTCATTGGCTACAGCATTCAACATTTAAAGCTTTTTGAGTGGTGTTCGGGAGCGAATTTTAGAAGTGTGTGAATTTTATCAAACGGTTGGTGTCAATCTGGGTTGGTCCATTAAAATCAGGGTGGGGAAAGTGCACCAGTGCTTTCCAATGTGGAAGTAGAAAATGACTCGCTGGAGTCCAAGAGTTGGCGTGTGCAAACTGTGTTTTTACAGTATAAACTGCAAGATTTCCCCTTGCGGATAATATCGCGAGCCACGTGAGCAGTTGGCAACTTCCTACTGCacacacaattattttatttttcaatcctTGTGGatttttcagatttgaaacaaaaaatgtgtaaTCTGTTCTTTCACTGGTACAGtgattgatattttttattctattctgCAATTTGAAGACCTTTTTTATCATCAACCTGTCTGCTTTCTAGTTCCATAAAAATAATACGAATCCAACAAGCCCATGATTGTTCCACaatgagttgttgtttttgggttAGAGCAGCAGTTTAAgagtttgtctttattttggcTTCAGCCATTCTGTCATAACTAGCTGCAGCTTTGAAGACAACCACATTGGCACAAAACCAGCAACTCAAACAAACActgtgaaaaaaagtcagatggCGTTTTACTTTTGCTTCCCCCACTCCCTCCTTCATCCCAAAACCTGCAGCATGCATGTGACTTAATTCCTGTGAAGTGTTGGGACCTTGAGAGACAAAGGCTCCCTGTTATCCGGCTTGCACAGATGGGTTACAGACGCCCAATTTACttgaaaagacaaaagggGACTCTAACCGACGACATAGAATGGGAGAAGAGGTGCCTCCCTCACCCCCCTCGTGCAGTCCCTTCCATTAATCTCTCCATCTCAGCGGGACTGTGAGGGGCGCGTGCAGCAAGTGTGCCTCGCAAAGTGCACATCTTTGCAACAATGTACATATACCaatgtaaaatacaaaaatcaacaaaaagcaTTATGGTcttgacaggaaaaaaaaaagacaaaacagtgCTGCtatatttcttcatttttttatttttatttttacagtaaaacattaacagttaCTGGTTTGGGTTGTGGGCAATTCATATTTTCTGACATTTAATTGAGCCCTGTCCAAATAAATGCTGATTTGATTCCACAAATGGATGATGTCACATTTGCATATTGCTAGCCTGACAGCATAATTTCCCAGGTCACttttgaatgttaaaaaaaccccaaaacgaATTAGTTAAACAAAAGTCCACTTGCTTCAATTCGTCCTTAGCGAATTATCATGACCTGCAGCTGACAATCACAGAAAAAGCACAATTTTCAGCAAGCACAATGACATTGGGAGAGAGACGGGCCATTTTGAAGCTGGGAAAAGAGAGGGGTATATGATTTGAGCTATTGCACAAATATTGGGCATAGCctatacaatgatttgaaatgttctgaaaaagaaaaaatctgtTAGTGTACTGAGCAACGGGCCTCAAACAGTTCGGCCAAGGGTAGTAGCAGCAGTTGATGACAGAAAGATTGTGAGAGCTGTGAAGAAACACCGAAAGACAACAGTCAGTTGACATCACTGCCAACCTCCGCAGGGAAGGGGGTGATTGGATGCTCATGATCCAAAACACGCAAGCTCATTCTTCTGTAAAGCATGATGGAGGTCATGTCATGAAGTCTGAAATCTAAAAGAATCATTTTGTCTGTCAATTTACAGAAAAATGCATCCAAACTAATCAGGAGAAGCTTCATCAGCCTGACAATGATGCAAGACAATGACCTGAAAAACACTCCCAAGTTAAACCAAATGATTTCATGAGGGGTGAGGTGGCTGACAAAGTCAACCATCTGACTTTAACTCAATGGAGCATACATTTCACCTCCTGAAGCAGAGACTGAAGACAGAAAGCCCCTGCCCCAAACAAGATTTTTAAAAGGCTTAAGTAAAAGCATTCCAAATGAATAAAGCACCAGTCTGGTGAAGTCAACGGGTCGCAGCCTTGATTGTGTTACTGCAAGTAAGGCTTACTGTATGTCTGGTCAGATATTTGTGCTCACTCAAAAAACAGgtggtttcaaaataaaggtgctctgttgtgtgttgtgtgtgtttaacacAGATGTCAATACCATAAAACAAGGGCTGGAAATCTCACCTTTTTTCTCATGTTCATCATTTGAGCTGAAGTATACAGTATTTTGtacagtaccgtatttttcggactaaaagtcgctccggaatataggtcgcattagccctaaaatgcacaataacgtgaaaaaaaacatatacaagtcgctccggagtataagtcgcattttgggggaaatttattcgacaaaatccaacaccaagaacagacatgaacgagcaacaacaggctaaacgataggtatgctaacgtgacatgaacacaaacgaagagctgagaacgggcctgacgtaacattcagagttattcaaaaaaactattacataaataacacgtttataaa includes:
- the hes2.1 gene encoding transcription factor HES-2.1, which encodes MSPSIISEASQPLTVRSTVAQRKQAHELRKNLKPLLEKRRRARINDSLSHLKSLILPLVGKDNARYSKLEKADILEMTVRFLRDLPASKDPAESYREGYKACLQRVSALLPQTSLNQDACQRVSDFVRRSMSATVTPSCMNCCAQTSRTFPHIQQRLLSLKSGLSAMRADSQPQSQPAAAGSPAAQQVPPAVSADMWRPW